The genome window ATGACGGCGCCCGAGGGCGGTTTTTATTCGGCAGAGGATGCTGACAGCGAAGGAATCGAAGGCAAATTTTATGTGTGGTCGCTCGACGAGTTGCGCGAACTGCTCGATTCCGATGAACTGGCGATGGTTGTAAAAATATTTCATGTTCAGGCAGACGGAAATTTTCGCGACGAATCCTCCCGGCGGAAAACCGGTGATAATATTCTGCATCGCAGCGGTCCGGAGAATGTCTCGGAAGAGATCCGCTCGAAACTGTTTGCTGCGCGAGAAAAACGAATTCATCCGCTCAAGGATACCAAGGTGCTCGCGGACTGGAACGGCCTGATGATTGCGGCTCTGGCGAAAGCCGGGCGTGTGTTTGATGACCCTCAATATGCTGAGGCCGCGCAGCGCGCCGCGGATTTTGTCTGGAGCGAACTGCAGGATAACGGCCGTCTGACACACCGCTGGCGGGAAGGGCAGGCCGCCGTTCCCGGGCAGTTGACCGATTATGCGTTTATGATTTTCGGGTTGCTGGAGCTGTACGAAACCTCGTTTGATTTCCAAACTCTGGAAAAAGCGCTGACGCTGAATGACGCGGTGCTGGCTCAGTTCCGGGATCCGCGGAGCGGCGGATTTTATCTGACGGCCGATGACGCGGAGCCGTTGATTGTACGTCCGAAAAGCATACTCGACGGCGCGCTGCCTTCCGGAAATTCGATCCAGGTGATGAATCTGCTGAAGCTGGCCCGGATGACCGGGCGCATCGAGTTTGAGAAAACAGCGGCCCGTACAGCCCGGGCGTTTGCTTCGACTATCAACCGGATTCCTTCCGCTTTCACTCAGGCATTGCAGGCGATTCAGTTTGTGAAGTCCGGCGGGATTGATGTTGTGATTGTCGGCGATCGCGGGCTGCCGGCAACGCAGGCGCTGATTCAGGCGGTACGGTCGGCCCGTCAGCCGAACTGTACGGTCTTACTGAAAACACCGGGACTTGAAACAATTGCGCCGTTCACTGCGGACATGCGGCCGGTTAACGGCGCGCCCGCTGTATACATCTGCCGCAGCTTTGCCTGCGAACGACCTTTCACGGATCCGGAAGCTGTGAGAGATGCTATGAGTGAGATGCATCAACAAACTGTCTGATGGCTTCCTCCAGACAGTTTCGTTGAAGCGGCTTTGTGGCATAACTGTTCATCCCGGCATCTATGCAGAGGTCTTTGTCACCTTTCATTGCATTTGCAGTGAGAGCAATGATCGGTATTTTCGGGTTTTTAACGGTGGATGAATTCCGGATGGCTCTGGTGGCTGCAAACCCGTCCATGATC of Tichowtungia aerotolerans contains these proteins:
- a CDS encoding thioredoxin domain-containing protein translates to MPKQTNQLIHEKSPYLLQHAHNPVDWFPWGDEAFRKAREEDKPVFLSIGYATCHWCHVMAHESFENPEAAAALNEAFVCVKVDREERPDIDEIYMTVCQMLTRSGGWPLTVVMTPEKQPFFAGTYIPLESRFGRTGLLELVPRLSDAWKNQRETVVKSAAELTAALAAPEEGATVLDEDLLERTFEDSEETFDGQHGGFGSAPKFPSPHRLVFLIRQNPEAARPMVDKTLTAMHRGGVWDQIGFGMHRYSTDREWLVPHFEKMLYDQALTALACIEAFEAYGDEPYRRMAEEIFEYVLRDMTAPEGGFYSAEDADSEGIEGKFYVWSLDELRELLDSDELAMVVKIFHVQADGNFRDESSRRKTGDNILHRSGPENVSEEIRSKLFAAREKRIHPLKDTKVLADWNGLMIAALAKAGRVFDDPQYAEAAQRAADFVWSELQDNGRLTHRWREGQAAVPGQLTDYAFMIFGLLELYETSFDFQTLEKALTLNDAVLAQFRDPRSGGFYLTADDAEPLIVRPKSILDGALPSGNSIQVMNLLKLARMTGRIEFEKTAARTARAFASTINRIPSAFTQALQAIQFVKSGGIDVVIVGDRGLPATQALIQAVRSARQPNCTVLLKTPGLETIAPFTADMRPVNGAPAVYICRSFACERPFTDPEAVRDAMSEMHQQTV